The following are from one region of the Halorussus rarus genome:
- a CDS encoding NADH-quinone oxidoreductase subunit D has translation MSLEKHSADVGVTEDGVDYDELEALLGERVIDRETHLNAEGFVVRPDEVEGTLELLREEAGFDHLSMVTAQDYPDRYESIYHLTKYDDRTQEVSVVVPTDPENPTSESAASVYKTAEWHEREAYDLVGVDYENHPDLRRILLPETWQGHPLSSDYDQDKPQLVTLDEHVNPLAESSKDSESDTMFLNIGPHHPATHGVLHVKAVLDGEQVADVEPDIGYLHRCEEQMAQQGTYRHQIMPYPDRWDYSSAGLLNEWAYARVAEDLNDIEVPEYAQIVRTMGAELCRIAAHMLALGTFCLDIYGDFTAIFMYAMRDREKVQNILEDLTGQRMMFNYFRLGGVVWDLPEPREEFFAKIRDFIDDLPETLEEYHDLITGNEIFQTRTINTGVLEPEVAKQYGCTGPVARGSGVDYDLRRDDPYGYYDELDWDVVTEDGCDNFARLLVRMREVEESAKIISQCVDLLEDWPEDERNIQSNVPRTLKPDPDTEVYRAVEGAKGELGIYIRSDGTDKPGRFKIRSPCFNNLHSLEAMAEGEYVPDLVAALGSLDVILGEVDR, from the coding sequence ATGAGCCTGGAGAAGCACAGCGCCGACGTCGGCGTCACCGAGGACGGCGTCGACTACGACGAACTCGAAGCGCTGCTCGGCGAGCGGGTCATCGACCGCGAGACCCACCTCAACGCCGAGGGGTTCGTCGTCCGGCCCGACGAGGTCGAGGGGACGCTCGAGCTCCTCCGGGAGGAGGCGGGCTTCGACCACCTCTCGATGGTGACCGCTCAGGACTACCCGGACCGCTACGAGAGCATCTACCACCTCACGAAGTACGACGACCGGACCCAGGAGGTCAGCGTGGTCGTCCCGACCGACCCGGAGAACCCGACCAGCGAGTCGGCCGCGTCGGTGTACAAGACCGCCGAGTGGCACGAGCGCGAGGCGTACGACCTCGTGGGCGTCGACTACGAGAACCACCCCGACCTCCGGCGCATCCTGCTGCCCGAGACCTGGCAGGGCCACCCGCTGAGCTCGGACTACGACCAGGACAAGCCCCAGCTGGTCACGCTCGACGAACACGTCAACCCGCTCGCGGAGTCCTCGAAGGACAGCGAGTCGGACACGATGTTCCTCAACATCGGGCCCCACCACCCCGCGACCCACGGCGTGCTCCACGTCAAGGCCGTCCTCGACGGCGAGCAGGTCGCCGACGTCGAACCCGACATCGGCTACCTCCACCGCTGCGAGGAGCAGATGGCCCAGCAGGGTACGTACCGCCACCAGATCATGCCGTACCCCGACCGGTGGGACTACTCGTCGGCGGGGCTGCTCAACGAGTGGGCGTACGCCCGCGTGGCCGAGGACCTCAACGACATCGAGGTGCCCGAGTACGCCCAGATCGTCCGGACGATGGGCGCCGAGCTCTGCCGCATCGCGGCCCACATGCTCGCGCTCGGCACGTTCTGTCTCGACATCTACGGCGACTTCACCGCCATCTTCATGTACGCCATGCGCGACCGCGAGAAGGTCCAGAACATCCTGGAGGACCTGACCGGCCAGCGCATGATGTTCAACTACTTCCGGCTCGGCGGCGTCGTCTGGGACCTGCCCGAGCCCCGCGAGGAGTTCTTCGCGAAGATCCGGGACTTCATCGACGACCTGCCCGAGACCCTCGAGGAGTACCACGACCTCATCACGGGCAACGAGATCTTCCAGACCCGGACCATCAACACCGGCGTCCTCGAACCCGAGGTGGCAAAGCAGTACGGCTGCACGGGGCCGGTCGCCCGCGGCTCGGGCGTCGACTACGACCTGCGCCGCGACGACCCCTACGGCTACTACGACGAGCTCGACTGGGACGTCGTCACCGAGGACGGCTGCGACAACTTCGCCCGGCTGCTCGTGCGCATGCGCGAAGTCGAGGAGTCGGCGAAGATCATCAGCCAGTGCGTCGACCTGCTCGAGGACTGGCCGGAGGACGAGCGCAACATCCAGTCCAACGTCCCCCGGACGCTCAAGCCCGACCCCGACACCGAGGTCTACCGGGCCGTCGAGGGCGCGAAGGGCGAGCTCGGCATCTACATCCGGTCGGACGGCACCGACAAGCCCGGCCGGTTCAAGATCCGGAGCCCCTGCTTCAACAACCTCCACTCGCTGGAGGCGATGGCAGAGGGCGAGTACGTCCCGGACCTCGTCGCCGCGCTGGGTAGCCTCGACGTGATCCTCGGGGAGGTGGACCGCTAA
- a CDS encoding 5-(carboxyamino)imidazole ribonucleotide synthase yields the protein MSDNETLGVVGGGQLGRMLAEAAAPLGVELVVLDPTPDCPASLVSRDQVVGEFDDEAAVRELAERADYLTYEIELADPDLLAAVEREYGVPVNPDPETLRTIQDKLVQKETLREAGIPVPEFRRVDDREDLEAAVDAFGYPVMLKAREGGYDGRGNVPVEDEGDIDEALAEIEATTDGDGARAMVEEFVDFEREVSVIGVKGDDETATFPLGENVHREEILRETVVPARTDEEVADRAREVAEDVLDLLSGRGVYGIELFETPDGEILVNEIAPRPHNSGHYTIEGALTSQFEQHARAVTGRPLGATDLRSPVVSANILGDDGERRPAETSGEEAILAAPGASYHWYGKHEVYPLRKMGHLTLVGGCDEDGPDRLLQAARDLRDEVTFE from the coding sequence ATGAGCGACAACGAGACGCTCGGCGTCGTGGGCGGCGGACAGCTCGGCCGGATGCTGGCGGAGGCGGCCGCCCCGCTCGGCGTCGAACTGGTCGTGCTCGACCCGACGCCCGACTGTCCGGCCTCCCTCGTCTCCCGGGACCAGGTCGTCGGCGAGTTCGACGACGAGGCGGCGGTCCGGGAGCTGGCCGAGCGCGCCGACTACCTGACCTACGAGATCGAACTGGCCGACCCCGACCTGCTGGCGGCCGTCGAGCGCGAGTACGGCGTTCCCGTGAACCCCGACCCCGAGACGCTCCGGACCATCCAGGACAAACTGGTCCAGAAGGAGACGCTGCGCGAGGCCGGGATTCCCGTGCCCGAGTTCCGGCGGGTCGACGACCGCGAGGACCTGGAGGCGGCGGTCGACGCGTTCGGCTACCCGGTCATGCTGAAGGCCCGCGAGGGCGGCTACGACGGCCGGGGGAACGTCCCGGTCGAAGACGAGGGCGATATCGACGAGGCGCTGGCCGAAATCGAGGCCACGACCGACGGCGACGGAGCGCGCGCGATGGTCGAGGAGTTCGTCGACTTCGAGCGGGAGGTCTCGGTCATCGGGGTGAAAGGGGACGACGAGACCGCGACCTTCCCGCTGGGCGAGAACGTCCACCGCGAGGAGATTCTCCGCGAGACGGTCGTGCCGGCCCGGACCGACGAGGAAGTCGCCGACCGCGCCCGCGAGGTAGCCGAGGACGTGCTCGACCTGCTGTCTGGACGCGGCGTCTACGGTATCGAACTGTTCGAAACCCCTGATGGGGAAATCCTGGTCAACGAGATCGCTCCCCGGCCCCACAACTCCGGCCACTACACCATCGAGGGCGCGCTGACCTCCCAGTTCGAGCAGCACGCCCGCGCCGTGACCGGTCGGCCGCTCGGCGCGACCGACCTCCGGAGCCCGGTGGTGTCGGCGAACATCCTCGGCGACGACGGCGAGCGCCGGCCCGCCGAGACATCAGGCGAGGAGGCGATTCTGGCCGCGCCCGGCGCGAGCTACCACTGGTACGGCAAGCACGAGGTGTACCCGCTCCGGAAGATGGGCCACCTCACGCTGGTGGGCGGCTGCGACGAAGATGGTCCTGACCGGCTGCTGCAGGCGGCCCGCGACCTGCGCGACGAGGTGACCTTCGAATGA
- a CDS encoding flippase activity-associated protein Agl23 has protein sequence MTADEQSASARRWTPDTVTAFGRTVGTRTAIAVVAVTLLALSLRFFALGARVFHWDEGRVGYWILRYAENGIWEYHAVIHGPFLYHVNKYLFWLFGASDFVARVPVAVVSGLLPATAWLFRERLGRVEMVAVGLFFAVNPISLYYSRFMRNDVLLAAFMIYALAFYVRLFDTRKPRYLYAGTLMLALAFTTKENVLVYVVTWLGAAVLLLDHRLRLADDRAAALPGPLPDAVRGYRSARDDGQTRFGAFYREVVVPVARAVLFSRWTIHVVAGLVFFFAVVIFFYAPRSRGIPEPGLWKAFSNPGMFPAVIEEATVGSWESFVGKWGEGNQTAYIGTLESLGAVLWAGAPVLLALSVVGFVVDRFAGDRPRDLVAFAGYWGFVSVLGYPVIVENAFPWEVVHAVIPLAIPAGVGLAIFVRWGAEFVADGDAVSATLTALLVLALAGQVAAAAVDTTYLHPADRYLDDAEQNENKLLQYGQPAEGIRPTLERVRYAVNRNDGTDVLYYGSDFYVADETENDRWAAGGGWYDRLPLPWYTEQYGAEVDSTTDLNEVASNPPPVVVARAENREAVAQRLDGYRAFEHELTLWGSRTVFFIDREYLGSAGGAGGQQQRSVAPPSV, from the coding sequence ATGACCGCAGACGAGCAGTCCGCGAGCGCCCGGCGGTGGACCCCCGACACCGTGACCGCGTTCGGTCGGACGGTCGGCACCCGCACCGCCATCGCGGTGGTCGCGGTGACGCTGCTGGCGCTGTCGCTTCGCTTCTTCGCGCTCGGCGCCCGCGTGTTCCACTGGGACGAGGGCCGGGTCGGCTACTGGATCCTGCGTTACGCCGAGAACGGCATCTGGGAGTACCACGCCGTCATCCACGGTCCCTTCCTCTACCACGTGAACAAGTACCTGTTCTGGCTGTTCGGCGCGAGCGACTTCGTGGCGAGGGTGCCCGTCGCGGTGGTCTCGGGGCTGCTCCCCGCGACCGCGTGGCTGTTCCGCGAGCGACTCGGCCGGGTCGAGATGGTCGCGGTGGGGCTGTTCTTCGCGGTCAACCCCATCTCCCTGTACTACTCGCGGTTCATGCGCAACGACGTCCTGCTGGCGGCGTTCATGATCTACGCGCTGGCGTTCTACGTCCGGCTGTTCGACACCCGCAAACCGCGGTACCTCTACGCCGGGACGCTGATGCTCGCGCTGGCGTTCACCACGAAGGAGAACGTCCTGGTCTACGTCGTGACGTGGCTGGGCGCCGCCGTCCTGCTGCTGGACCACCGGCTCCGGCTCGCCGACGACCGGGCGGCGGCACTGCCCGGGCCGCTCCCCGACGCGGTCCGGGGTTATCGGTCGGCCCGCGACGACGGCCAGACACGGTTCGGGGCGTTCTACCGGGAAGTGGTCGTTCCTGTCGCACGGGCGGTCCTGTTTAGCCGGTGGACCATCCACGTTGTCGCCGGACTCGTCTTCTTCTTCGCGGTCGTAATCTTCTTCTACGCGCCGCGGTCGCGGGGCATCCCCGAACCCGGCCTCTGGAAGGCGTTCTCGAACCCAGGCATGTTCCCGGCGGTGATAGAGGAGGCGACCGTCGGGTCGTGGGAGTCGTTCGTCGGCAAGTGGGGCGAGGGTAACCAGACGGCGTACATCGGGACGCTCGAGTCGCTCGGCGCGGTGCTCTGGGCGGGCGCGCCCGTCCTGCTCGCGCTGTCGGTCGTCGGCTTCGTCGTCGACCGGTTCGCCGGCGACCGGCCGCGCGACCTGGTGGCGTTCGCCGGCTACTGGGGGTTCGTCAGCGTGCTGGGCTACCCCGTCATCGTGGAGAACGCCTTCCCGTGGGAGGTCGTCCACGCCGTGATCCCGCTGGCGATCCCGGCGGGGGTCGGCCTCGCCATCTTCGTCCGGTGGGGCGCGGAGTTCGTCGCCGACGGCGACGCGGTGAGCGCCACGCTCACCGCCCTCCTCGTGCTCGCGCTCGCCGGTCAGGTCGCGGCCGCCGCGGTCGACACCACGTACCTCCACCCGGCCGACCGGTACCTCGACGACGCCGAGCAGAACGAGAACAAACTGCTCCAGTACGGTCAGCCCGCCGAGGGAATCCGCCCGACCCTCGAACGGGTGCGCTACGCGGTGAACCGGAACGACGGGACCGACGTGCTGTACTACGGGTCGGACTTCTACGTGGCCGACGAGACGGAGAACGACCGCTGGGCTGCGGGCGGCGGCTGGTACGACCGGCTGCCGCTGCCGTGGTACACCGAGCAGTACGGCGCGGAAGTCGACAGCACCACGGACCTGAACGAGGTCGCCTCGAACCCGCCGCCGGTCGTCGTCGCCCGCGCGGAGAACCGGGAGGCCGTGGCGCAGCGACTCGACGGCTACCGGGCGTTCGAGCACGAGCTCACCCTCTGGGGCAGCCGGACGGTCTTCTTCATCGACCGGGAGTACCTCGGGTCGGCGGGCGGCGCCGGGGGCCAGCAGCAGCGCAGCGTGGCTCCACCGAGCGTGTGA
- the ribH gene encoding 6,7-dimethyl-8-ribityllumazine synthase yields the protein MVALGLVVSRFNREVTEQMEERAREAAGDRGAEVVDTLRVPGAYDAPLAADRLARREDVDAVAVVGTIVTGDTDHDRVIADATAKGLTDVSLDRDTPVTFGVSGPGMSGAEARERVEKGAEAVDAAIDLTEEL from the coding sequence ATGGTTGCTCTCGGGCTCGTCGTCTCGCGATTCAACCGCGAGGTGACCGAGCAGATGGAGGAACGCGCCCGCGAGGCGGCCGGCGACCGCGGCGCGGAGGTGGTCGACACGCTCCGCGTCCCCGGCGCGTACGACGCCCCGCTCGCGGCCGACCGGCTGGCCAGACGCGAAGACGTCGACGCCGTCGCGGTGGTCGGTACCATCGTGACCGGCGACACCGACCACGACCGCGTCATCGCCGACGCGACCGCGAAGGGGCTGACCGACGTGAGCCTCGACCGCGACACGCCGGTGACGTTCGGCGTGAGCGGTCCGGGCATGTCCGGAGCGGAGGCCCGCGAGCGCGTAGAGAAGGGTGCGGAGGCTGTAGACGCGGCGATCGATCTAACGGAGGAACTCTGA
- the purE gene encoding 5-(carboxyamino)imidazole ribonucleotide mutase, which translates to MSESELQRLIDDLRAEAETDRDPEDTPEIGIIMGSDSDLDVMAGSDDSPGAYDALTDLGFEEVTDYDDPPEARFTFETYVVSAHRTPELMYAYAETAEERGLDVIVAGAGGKSADLPNMTASLAYPLPVVGVPVQEKSLPSVVGMPTGAPIVAVDAGKSFNAALSAVQVLARQHEELRDELVAYHDDLREGVADVSRRLHERGTPGFRDGE; encoded by the coding sequence ATGAGCGAGAGCGAACTCCAGCGACTCATCGACGACCTGCGAGCCGAGGCGGAGACCGACAGAGACCCCGAGGACACACCCGAAATCGGGATTATCATGGGGAGCGACTCGGACCTCGACGTGATGGCCGGGTCCGACGACTCCCCGGGCGCCTACGACGCGCTGACCGACCTGGGCTTCGAGGAGGTCACCGACTACGACGACCCGCCCGAGGCCCGGTTCACCTTCGAGACGTACGTGGTGTCGGCCCACCGCACGCCCGAACTGATGTACGCCTACGCCGAGACGGCCGAGGAGCGCGGGCTGGACGTGATCGTCGCGGGCGCCGGCGGCAAGTCGGCCGACCTGCCGAACATGACCGCGTCGCTGGCGTACCCGCTTCCCGTCGTCGGCGTCCCGGTCCAGGAGAAGTCGCTGCCCTCGGTCGTCGGGATGCCGACGGGCGCACCCATCGTCGCGGTGGACGCCGGCAAGTCGTTCAACGCGGCGCTGTCGGCGGTCCAGGTGCTGGCCCGCCAGCACGAGGAGTTGCGCGACGAACTCGTCGCGTACCACGACGACCTCCGGGAGGGCGTCGCCGACGTCTCGCGGCGGCTCCACGAGCGAGGGACGCCCGGCTTCCGCGACGGAGAGTAG
- a CDS encoding NADH-quinone oxidoreductase subunit B: protein MSNEPRENIHGSTDPQTKTREARTGPGLDNRFNSKLREAFGSSPFILTKFDKFMNWVRGSSMFMLQFGIACCSIEMMHTYAVKHDLDRFGSGVPRASPRQADVMIVPGTIVSKFAPRMKRVYDQMPEPKFVVNMGSCAISGGPFQEGYNVIKGAEEVIPVDIHVPGCPPRPEALVYGVVKLQERIANGESSPVTVKPYELEQFGDLERDELVEKLADDIDEDTLVMRYNWADSP from the coding sequence ATGAGTAACGAACCACGGGAGAACATTCACGGTAGCACAGACCCGCAGACCAAGACCCGGGAGGCGCGGACGGGCCCGGGCCTCGACAACCGCTTCAACTCGAAGCTCCGGGAGGCGTTCGGCTCGTCGCCGTTCATCCTCACGAAGTTCGACAAGTTCATGAACTGGGTGCGGGGGTCGTCGATGTTCATGCTGCAGTTCGGTATCGCGTGCTGCAGCATCGAGATGATGCACACCTACGCGGTCAAGCACGACCTCGACCGCTTCGGGTCGGGCGTCCCCCGGGCGTCGCCGCGGCAGGCCGACGTGATGATCGTGCCCGGGACCATCGTCTCGAAGTTCGCCCCCCGCATGAAGCGGGTGTACGACCAGATGCCCGAGCCCAAGTTCGTCGTGAACATGGGCTCGTGCGCCATCTCGGGCGGCCCGTTCCAGGAGGGGTACAACGTCATCAAGGGCGCCGAGGAGGTCATCCCGGTCGACATCCACGTCCCGGGCTGCCCGCCCCGCCCCGAGGCGTTGGTCTACGGCGTCGTGAAGCTCCAGGAGCGCATCGCCAACGGCGAGTCGAGCCCGGTCACGGTCAAGCCCTACGAGCTCGAGCAGTTCGGCGACCTTGAGCGCGACGAGCTCGTCGAGAAGCTCGCCGACGACATCGACGAGGACACCCTCGTGATGCGGTACAACTGGGCTGATTCGCCATGA
- a CDS encoding complex I subunit 1/NuoH family protein gives MVPLVPLQNQAGPLLPETIGRWLFGGDLAIWQEAIAAFIGAFIIANIMLANAGVAGPWAKRKITAAFTDRIAVNRHGPAGLLIIPAAAVQLMAKELIIPDGVDRPAYDLAPIVLASSALIGFAVVPMGSIFGINLQLADPESGAVYIFAAASIATLGLAMAGYASNNKYSLMGGLRAIAQNIAYEIPLVVTAASVILFTGTLQMSEIVAQQAEPLVTVAGITIPSWFAFVNPFAFVLFVVANLAEVGRNPFDIPEAPTEIVAGYMTEYSSIYFVLFYMGEFIHIFLGGAIITTFFLGGPAGPVLPGFVWFLIKIWAVFLFTQWARSAVPRVRIDQLIEIGWKGMLVLSFANLVLTAVIVGVML, from the coding sequence ATGGTTCCGCTCGTCCCCCTCCAGAACCAGGCCGGCCCGCTGCTGCCCGAGACCATCGGCCGGTGGCTGTTCGGCGGGGACCTGGCGATCTGGCAGGAGGCCATCGCGGCGTTCATCGGCGCGTTCATCATCGCCAACATCATGCTGGCCAACGCCGGCGTCGCCGGACCGTGGGCCAAGCGGAAGATCACCGCGGCGTTCACCGACCGCATCGCGGTCAACCGCCACGGTCCCGCGGGGCTGCTCATCATCCCGGCCGCCGCGGTCCAGCTGATGGCCAAGGAGCTCATCATCCCGGACGGCGTCGACCGTCCGGCGTACGACCTGGCGCCCATCGTGCTGGCGTCGTCGGCGCTCATCGGGTTCGCGGTCGTCCCGATGGGGTCGATCTTCGGCATCAACCTCCAGCTGGCCGATCCCGAGAGCGGTGCGGTGTACATCTTCGCGGCCGCGTCCATCGCGACCCTCGGGCTGGCGATGGCCGGCTACGCGTCGAACAACAAGTACTCGCTGATGGGCGGCCTGCGCGCCATCGCGCAGAACATCGCCTACGAGATTCCGCTGGTCGTCACCGCGGCGTCGGTCATCCTGTTCACGGGCACGCTCCAGATGAGCGAGATCGTCGCCCAGCAGGCCGAACCGCTGGTGACGGTCGCCGGAATCACGATCCCGTCGTGGTTCGCGTTCGTCAACCCGTTCGCGTTCGTGCTGTTCGTGGTGGCGAACCTCGCGGAGGTCGGACGCAACCCGTTCGACATCCCGGAGGCGCCGACCGAGATCGTGGCCGGGTACATGACCGAGTACTCGAGCATCTACTTCGTCCTGTTCTACATGGGCGAGTTCATCCACATCTTCCTCGGCGGCGCCATCATCACGACCTTCTTCCTCGGCGGCCCCGCGGGTCCGGTGCTGCCCGGGTTCGTCTGGTTCCTCATCAAGATCTGGGCCGTCTTCCTGTTCACCCAGTGGGCGCGGTCGGCCGTGCCGCGCGTCCGCATCGACCAGCTCATCGAGATCGGCTGGAAGGGCATGCTCGTGCTGAGCTTCGCCAACCTGGTGCTCACGGCCGTCATCGTCGGGGTGATGCTCTAA
- a CDS encoding NuoI/complex I 23 kDa subunit family protein, with the protein MIGVLKSMATTLKHALDGSTFTVEYPDVAPEVSPRFRGVHKFSQERCIWCRQCENVCPNDTIQIVQDDQRNGEEYNLHIGQCIYCRLCEEVCPVDAILLTENFEFTGDTKDDLVYNKEQLKNVPWYKDIDPLESREPDRGAWIGEGEGEVDYQ; encoded by the coding sequence ATGATCGGAGTCCTCAAGTCAATGGCGACGACGCTGAAGCACGCACTGGACGGGTCCACGTTCACGGTCGAGTACCCGGACGTGGCGCCCGAAGTAAGCCCCCGGTTCCGCGGGGTCCACAAGTTCAGCCAGGAGCGCTGCATCTGGTGTCGCCAGTGCGAGAACGTCTGTCCGAACGACACGATCCAGATCGTGCAGGACGACCAGCGCAACGGCGAGGAGTACAACCTCCACATCGGCCAGTGCATCTACTGCCGGCTGTGCGAGGAGGTCTGTCCGGTCGACGCCATCCTGCTGACCGAGAACTTCGAGTTCACGGGCGACACCAAGGACGACCTCGTGTACAACAAGGAGCAGCTCAAGAACGTCCCCTGGTACAAGGACATCGACCCCCTCGAATCCCGCGAACCCGACCGCGGCGCGTGGATCGGCGAGGGCGAGGGCGAGGTGGACTACCAGTAA
- a CDS encoding universal stress protein, whose translation MYDTLLVPTDGSEHAERAAEHALTLARAFDATVHLINVVDVQDAGGLFSAGGVDEAFVGRLEDEARDIIADLEALAEPGDDVQTAVVRNRPSKGILAYADEHDVDLVFMGTHGRTGVNRYVMGSVAERIVRLSEVPVFTVRATERSVLDDGYDDVMIPTDGSDCAELAVDHGIAVAEKFDATVHAVYVVDIRAAATASDAPGETGLLSRLEEQGREATDAIAERAREAGLDATTAVGEGVPASGLVDYVDEEGVDLVAMGTHGRTGFDRYFMGSTAAKVVRTSEVPVLSVRAADRDDE comes from the coding sequence ATGTACGACACGCTCCTCGTTCCGACCGACGGCAGCGAACACGCAGAGCGCGCGGCCGAGCACGCGCTGACCCTGGCACGGGCGTTCGACGCGACGGTCCACCTCATCAACGTGGTCGACGTCCAGGACGCGGGCGGACTGTTCAGCGCGGGCGGCGTCGACGAGGCGTTCGTCGGCCGTCTCGAAGACGAGGCCCGCGACATCATCGCGGACCTCGAAGCGCTGGCCGAACCGGGCGACGACGTTCAGACCGCGGTCGTCCGGAACAGACCCTCGAAGGGCATCCTCGCCTACGCCGACGAACACGATGTGGACCTCGTCTTCATGGGAACGCACGGTCGGACCGGCGTGAACCGGTACGTCATGGGGAGCGTGGCCGAGCGCATCGTCCGGCTCTCGGAGGTGCCGGTGTTCACGGTACGGGCGACCGAACGCAGCGTCCTCGACGACGGCTACGACGACGTCATGATTCCGACCGACGGCAGCGACTGCGCGGAGCTCGCGGTCGACCACGGCATCGCGGTCGCCGAGAAGTTCGACGCGACCGTCCACGCGGTGTACGTCGTCGACATCCGAGCCGCGGCCACCGCATCGGACGCCCCCGGCGAAACCGGCCTGCTGTCGCGGCTCGAAGAGCAGGGTCGCGAGGCGACCGACGCCATCGCCGAGCGGGCGCGCGAGGCGGGGCTCGACGCCACGACCGCGGTCGGAGAGGGCGTCCCGGCGAGCGGGCTGGTCGACTACGTCGACGAAGAGGGCGTGGACCTGGTCGCGATGGGGACCCACGGCCGGACCGGATTCGACCGGTACTTCATGGGCAGCACCGCCGCGAAGGTCGTCCGGACCTCGGAGGTGCCGGTCCTGTCGGTGCGGGCGGCGGACCGCGACGACGAGTGA
- a CDS encoding NADH-quinone oxidoreductase subunit A: MNPWIAIGALALVGLLIPAGMMTLSSLLRPTVPEKGKTTTYESGEVPTGGTRIRFNIQYYMVALLFVVFDIETVLIFPWTVIYERAVSMEGVGLTGALLPMLIFIGVLVVGLGWAWRNGAVRWVKNPERSQRSVERQ; this comes from the coding sequence ATGAATCCATGGATAGCGATTGGCGCGCTGGCGCTGGTGGGGCTGTTGATTCCGGCGGGGATGATGACCCTGTCCAGCCTGCTCCGGCCCACCGTGCCCGAGAAAGGAAAAACCACCACCTACGAGAGCGGCGAGGTGCCGACGGGCGGCACGCGCATCCGCTTTAACATCCAGTACTACATGGTTGCGCTGCTGTTCGTCGTGTTCGACATCGAGACCGTCCTCATCTTTCCCTGGACGGTCATCTACGAGCGCGCGGTCTCGATGGAGGGCGTGGGCCTGACGGGGGCCCTGCTGCCGATGTTGATATTCATCGGCGTTCTCGTCGTCGGTCTCGGCTGGGCGTGGCGCAACGGCGCCGTCCGGTGGGTGAAGAACCCCGAGCGTTCGCAACGGAGCGTGGAACGACAATGA
- a CDS encoding pyridoxal phosphate-dependent aminotransferase — protein MDFSDRIQRVEPSATLAISNLASELEAEGADVVDLSVGEPDFPTPDNVVDAGQEAMDAGHTGYTSSNGIPELREAIAEKLRDDGLDHEAGNVIVTPGAKQALYEAVQTLVDDGDEVVLLDPAWVSYEAMVKLAGGRLNRVDLSPHDFQLEPGLDDLGEAVSDDTELLVVNSPSNPTGAVYSDAALEGVRDLAVDHDVTVISDEIYQEITYGAEPTSLGTFDGMAERTVTVNGFSKAYSMTGWRLGYFAGPEELVSQAGKLHSHSVSCATNFVQHAGVEALRNTDEAVDEMVEAFAERRSFLLDRLGEEGVEAPEPDGAFYLMMPVADDDQTWCEQALEEAHVATVPGSAFGAPGYARISYANSTERIGEAVDRLVDADLL, from the coding sequence ATGGACTTTTCGGACCGAATACAACGAGTCGAACCGAGCGCGACGCTCGCCATCAGCAACCTCGCGAGCGAACTCGAGGCCGAGGGTGCGGACGTCGTGGACCTGAGCGTGGGCGAACCCGACTTCCCGACGCCCGACAACGTCGTCGACGCCGGCCAGGAAGCGATGGATGCGGGCCACACCGGCTACACCTCCTCGAACGGTATCCCCGAACTCCGCGAGGCCATCGCCGAGAAGCTCCGTGACGACGGCCTCGACCACGAGGCCGGCAACGTCATCGTGACGCCCGGCGCGAAGCAGGCGCTCTACGAGGCCGTCCAGACTCTCGTGGACGACGGCGACGAGGTCGTCCTGCTCGACCCCGCGTGGGTCTCCTACGAGGCGATGGTGAAGCTGGCGGGCGGCCGGCTCAATCGCGTCGATCTCTCGCCCCACGACTTCCAGCTCGAACCCGGGCTGGACGACCTCGGCGAGGCGGTCTCGGACGACACCGAACTGCTCGTGGTCAACTCCCCGAGCAACCCCACGGGCGCGGTCTACTCCGACGCCGCCCTCGAGGGCGTCCGCGACCTCGCGGTCGACCACGACGTGACCGTCATCAGCGACGAGATCTACCAGGAGATAACCTACGGCGCGGAGCCGACCAGCCTGGGCACCTTCGACGGGATGGCCGAGCGGACCGTCACCGTAAACGGGTTCTCGAAGGCCTACTCGATGACCGGCTGGCGACTCGGCTACTTCGCTGGGCCCGAGGAACTCGTCTCGCAGGCCGGGAAGCTCCACTCCCACTCGGTCTCCTGCGCGACCAACTTCGTCCAGCACGCCGGCGTCGAGGCGCTCCGGAACACCGACGAGGCCGTCGACGAGATGGTCGAGGCGTTCGCCGAGCGCCGGTCGTTCCTGCTCGACCGCCTGGGCGAGGAGGGCGTCGAGGCGCCCGAACCCGACGGCGCATTCTACCTGATGATGCCCGTGGCCGACGACGACCAGACGTGGTGCGAGCAGGCCTTGGAGGAGGCCCACGTCGCCACCGTGCCGGGCAGCGCGTTCGGCGCGCCCGGCTACGCCCGCATCTCCTACGCTAACAGCACCGAGCGCATCGGCGAGGCGGTCGACCGGCTCGTCGACGCCGACCTCCTGTAG